Proteins encoded within one genomic window of Macrobrachium nipponense isolate FS-2020 chromosome 8, ASM1510439v2, whole genome shotgun sequence:
- the LOC135223349 gene encoding uncharacterized protein LOC135223349 — protein MILKLFFLFLQFQSSMFYGQRNAALETQERVPWVAPDDAEGSDVDVSPLDIDSDDDDPTYVPDEGLTQDDAFDPPNSRARKVNVVVPQAMPMEEEGEPNPKRSRADEWKKEDIDIRALPNFIHQKPDYLREPYEYFSQFFTAELRNTLCINPTCTQDRRM, from the exons atgattttaaagttgttttttttatttttgcagtttcaaagcagtatgttttatgggcaacgcaatgctgcattggagactcaggaacgtgtaccatgggtagcccctgacgacgctgaaggaagtgatgtcgacgtgagccctttggacattgacagtgatgatgacgaccctacctacgttcctgacgaaggccttactCAGGACGATGCCTTTGACCCTCCTAACTCTAGAG ctcgcaaggtcaatgttgttgtccctcaagcgatgcctatggaagaggaaggtgagcctaaccctaagaggtctcgtgctgatgaatggaagaaggaagacatTGATATCCGTGCCCTGCCCAACTTCATTCATCAGAAGCCTGACTATTTGAGGGAACCTTAtgaatatttctcccagttcttcACAGCTGAATTGAGGAACACATTGTGTATCAATCCAACCTGTACTCAAGACAGAAGGATGTAG
- the LOC135223350 gene encoding dnaJ homolog subfamily C member 7-like, with product MDDDQVDCRRRLGLCLLLLGRHRQAMTQLEKLDDQEDLVAAARTLQRMQRHGCPYYILGIAEDANLKEIKWAYRKRTLKFNPDNCQGSKDERQRRMEFMHKVNYANDLLCDTDERRKYNAVREFIKDLADSVFEDPQKTMKAKKKKPGRTTKRKKTKGN from the coding sequence ATGGACGACGATCAAGTGGACTGCAGGCGAAGACTGGGATTATGTCTCTTGTTGCTTGGCAGACACCGCCAAGCTATGACGCAGCTTGAGAAATTAGATGATCAAGAAGATTTGGTTGCAGCCGCCAGAACCTTGCAAAGAATGCAACGTCATGGCTGCCCATACTACATCCTAGGTATTGCAGAGGATGCTAATTTGAAGGAAATAAAGTGGGCCTACAGGAAGCGGACACTCAAGTTTAACCCTGATAACTGCCAAGGGTCTAAAGACGAGCGACAACGCAGAATGGAATTCATGCACAAGGTCAACTATGCTAATGATCTCCTATGTGATActgatgaaagaagaaaatacaacgcaGTCAGGGAATTCATCAAGGACCTGGCAGATAGTGTGTTTGAAGATCCTCAGAAGACaatgaaagcaaagaagaagaagcctgGAAGGACAACGAAGAGgaagaaaactaaaggaaactag